Genomic window (Chloroflexota bacterium):
TTGAAGGTCATGGCCTGTCAAGGACGCTACATCAGTTTCAGCATTTTCTCGGTGGCCTTCAGACCGTGGCCGGTGAAAACGGAGACCACGACTTCACCCGGATTTGAATTGGGGAGGTACTTCTTGATGCCGGCGATGGTGGCCGCCGATGTGGGTTCGATGTAAGAGCCCTTTCGGCAGATTTCCAGAAGCGACCTCTTGATTTCTTCCTCACTCACCGCTAAGAATTCACCCCCGGTCTGCCTGACGGCATCGAATATCTGTCTGCCTCTTACCGGCCGGGCAATGGCGATACCCTCGGCCAGAGTTTCTTTCGTTTCTGCTGGCGGGACTTCTGCCAGGTTATCTTTGTAAGCGCGGTAAAGGGGGGCACAGTTTTCCGCCTGAACGCCTATGATTCGGGGCAGACGGTCGGTAATCCCTGCCCGTAGAAGTTCTTTAAAGCCGGTGTAGGCACCCAGCAGAAGCGTTCCGTTGCCAACGGGCAGGATAACGGTGTCAGGAGATTTCCAGCCAAGCTGCTCGCACACTTCAAAGGCAAAGGTTTTGGTGCCCTGGAAGAAAAACGGGTTCCAGGCGTGGCTGGCGTAGTACATCTTCTCTGCCGCCAGTAAGGCTGCCTGCGCCGTGTCCTCCCGGCTACCCGGTATCTGGTGCAGTACCGCTCCGTAAAGCTGTATCTGGGCGAGCTTTCCTGCGGAGGTATTTTGGGGCACGTAAATGTGGCATTTAACGCTGGCGCGTGCGCAGTAGGCGGCAATTGCGGCACCGGCATTCCCGGAGGAATCCTCAACCACTTCTTTTATGCCCAGTTCCTTCACCTTGCTGATAAGAACGGAGGCTCCTCTATCCTTGTAGGAGCCGGTGGGGAACAGCTGGTCCTGTTTGATGAGCACGGCTTTCCCGTCAATTACGACTTCTGTTAACGGTGTAAATCCCTCATCGAGAGAAATGATATTGTCGTCGTCCCCCAAAGGGATAGCCTCACGGTAGCGCCACATGGTTGGCTTTCTCCCTTTTATCTGGGTCAGGTCAAATACAGGCTGAAAGTCGATATCCAGAGTGCCGCCGCAGTCACATCGCCATCGCGGTTCCTTCAAAGGGTATGATGCCAGGCACTCGGTGCAGGTAAGCTGGTTCATAACAAGCCTCGATTATGCTTTAACGGCGGCAATGGCGTCGATTTCAACCTGGAAGCCAAAGTGTAAATTCGGTGCCGGCACCACAGTACGCGCCGGCCGGTGCTCGCCGAAAAACCGAGCATACACCGCGTTTAATCGCTCCCAGAGCGACATATCAGCGACGTAAACGGTTACCCTCAACACGTGATTCAAATCGCTGCCGGCGGCTTGCAATATCTCGGCCAGGTTTTTCAGTACCTGTTCCGTCTGCTCTTCAATCGGGCCGGTTTTTTTCTCTCCGGATTTTGGCTCAATCGGTAGCTGACCGCATACATATACAGTATCGCCGTGGACGATGGCCTGCGAGTAGTGTCCCGCCGGTCTGGGCGCATTTTCCGTAAATATCACCTTCACTTTCCATCTACCTCCTTCACCGCTATTGGTGCTATTCTGTATTAATGGTCATTCGCTGTCAATGCTCGGCAAAGTAGAAAAAGGCACAGAGATGTCTCTGTGCCTCCTCATTTGAAAACACGTTTAACTGACAGAAATATCATCGATGTGATGGCTCAGGCCATCTTCTACCGTCCTCATCTCTTATAAGGCAGAAAATAAAACTGCAGAACGCTGGCTGGTTCTATTCAGTATAGAAGGCGAACGCCACCACCGCGCCCGTCGCCGATGCCATGACCGGAGTGTAGGGCGTCAAATATACCTCTTTGCAGTCTATCTGCGAGGTAACCATTTCCTGGAGCGTTTCGCCATCAGCAATGCTATCGGTGTAGTGGAACATGGCATGTACCGGTTTCCCCGGTTCAATATGCTCCTTGGCAAGCTCGACGATTTTGGCTAGGGCTTTCTTCTTTCCCCTGGCCCGGCCCAGGTTCTCCACCAGCCCGGTGTTGCTGACCATGCCGATGAGCGGTTTCACCCCAAACACATCACCGAGCATCGCTATCTTCGGGGCACGACCGCTTTTAATGAGGTATTTCAGCGTGTCCATGGCGGTGACGAACTTCACCCGGGGAATCATATCATTGGTTATCTTAACAACTTCATCGAGGCTCTTACCCGCTTTGGCGGCACGAGCCGATTCCAGAACGATGAAACCGAGGGCACCGGTTGATGTCATGCTATCGATAATCTCAATGTTGATTTTGGGATTTTTCTCCTTTACCAGCTCTTTGCCCTTTGTGGCAGCCTCAAAGGTGGCGCTCAGCGCTTTGGAAACGAAGATACAGACGATGCCATCGGTGGACTTGCCCAGCTCTTCAAAGACGCTGGCGAAATCACCCGGGCTGGGAGCGGCTGTGGTGGATGCTCCGTTGGCGGCATAGAAGAGCTGCCAGAATTCCTCGTTGGTCAGGTCTGTGTCCCTGTAATGTTTGCCGCCAATGACCAGACCCACCGGCACGATGCGAATGTCATACTCCTTGACCAGCTCCGGGGGCAGACAGCTTGTGGTGTCAGTAACGATACCTACTTTGGACATGGCAAATCCTCCTTAGTGTATTTATATTACACCGCCATCAATGCAGATAACCTGCGCTGTAATGTAGCTCGCCCGCTCGCTGGCCAGAAAGGCAACGAGCTCGGCGATATCATCCGGTGTGCCGAAACGCTTTAACGGAATACGGGACAGGATGACATCTTTGGTCTCCTGAGGCAGTTTGTCGGTCATCTCGGTGGTAATAAAGCCGGGGGCAATGGCGTTTACCGTTATATTCCTCGAGCCTAGCTCGCGGGCAACGCTCTTGGTGAACGCGATAAGCCCTCCCTTGGCTGCCGAATAATTCGCCTGTCCCGTGTTCCCCACAATACCGGCGAGAGAAGCGATGTTTATGACCCTGCCCCAGAGCTGTTCCATCATGGAGCGCACGGCAAACTTGGTGCAGAGGTAAGCGCCGCGCAGATTGGTGTTTATCACCTCGTCCCACGTCTCATCAGCCATCCTGGGCAGGAGGTCGTCTTTGACTATGCCCGCATTGTTCACCAGGATATCCAGTTTCCCCCACCGGTCCACGATTTTACGAACCATCGTTCTGACTTCTTTTGCGTCGGCAACGTTTGCCTTGGCCAGCATTGCCTCCCCACCGCCCATTTTTATCTCCTTTGACAGGCTGGCTGCCGCCTCATCACTGGTCAGATAGTTGATGGCGACCCTTGAGCCCAGGCTGGCCAGCCTGAGGGCGATGGCCCTGCCCAGGCCTCTCGAAGCGCCGGTAACGAGTGCTACTTTCCCTTCCAGTTCTTTCGGTTCCATCTTTTCCTCTAGGGAAAACGCTTGATTATCACGCTGCAGTTCTGGCCGCCCATCCCGAACGAGTTGGA
Coding sequences:
- the thrC gene encoding threonine synthase, with product MNQLTCTECLASYPLKEPRWRCDCGGTLDIDFQPVFDLTQIKGRKPTMWRYREAIPLGDDDNIISLDEGFTPLTEVVIDGKAVLIKQDQLFPTGSYKDRGASVLISKVKELGIKEVVEDSSGNAGAAIAAYCARASVKCHIYVPQNTSAGKLAQIQLYGAVLHQIPGSREDTAQAALLAAEKMYYASHAWNPFFFQGTKTFAFEVCEQLGWKSPDTVILPVGNGTLLLGAYTGFKELLRAGITDRLPRIIGVQAENCAPLYRAYKDNLAEVPPAETKETLAEGIAIARPVRGRQIFDAVRQTGGEFLAVSEEEIKRSLLEICRKGSYIEPTSAATIAGIKKYLPNSNPGEVVVSVFTGHGLKATEKMLKLM
- a CDS encoding Rid family detoxifying hydrolase, which encodes MKVIFTENAPRPAGHYSQAIVHGDTVYVCGQLPIEPKSGEKKTGPIEEQTEQVLKNLAEILQAAGSDLNHVLRVTVYVADMSLWERLNAVYARFFGEHRPARTVVPAPNLHFGFQVEIDAIAAVKA
- a CDS encoding DegV family protein → MSKVGIVTDTTSCLPPELVKEYDIRIVPVGLVIGGKHYRDTDLTNEEFWQLFYAANGASTTAAPSPGDFASVFEELGKSTDGIVCIFVSKALSATFEAATKGKELVKEKNPKINIEIIDSMTSTGALGFIVLESARAAKAGKSLDEVVKITNDMIPRVKFVTAMDTLKYLIKSGRAPKIAMLGDVFGVKPLIGMVSNTGLVENLGRARGKKKALAKIVELAKEHIEPGKPVHAMFHYTDSIADGETLQEMVTSQIDCKEVYLTPYTPVMASATGAVVAFAFYTE
- the fabG gene encoding 3-oxoacyl-[acyl-carrier-protein] reductase, giving the protein MEPKELEGKVALVTGASRGLGRAIALRLASLGSRVAINYLTSDEAAASLSKEIKMGGGEAMLAKANVADAKEVRTMVRKIVDRWGKLDILVNNAGIVKDDLLPRMADETWDEVINTNLRGAYLCTKFAVRSMMEQLWGRVINIASLAGIVGNTGQANYSAAKGGLIAFTKSVARELGSRNITVNAIAPGFITTEMTDKLPQETKDVILSRIPLKRFGTPDDIAELVAFLASERASYITAQVICIDGGVI